From the genome of Bactrocera oleae isolate idBacOlea1 chromosome 2, idBacOlea1, whole genome shotgun sequence, one region includes:
- the LOC106624442 gene encoding arrestin domain-containing protein 3 isoform X1: MVLNCKVHLDNPKSIYEPGDRLTGHVLLTMEVRLLIKAVAIKYSGFAEVKWERLLPPKKAKKIKHKNKSEQPVDIELPVEQRIEVYNNREDFLSNVNYFVGSEEATGRIIERGTYTYPFSVALPQSCPSTFESANGHIRYMLEVFIDHMNKREVWYTQQLQVLKPLDLRRCPQIADKAHDVLVEEGMPWHVFKHPLKMCANLQQFGFIPGEELSIHVSIQNTDKLQLHELTYELQQICCITAAHGHKKTKTKYFHEILAKYVHIFCGPREICVQHLHTLFLSQTVPSTDPDDCQCLQISYELSVRLTTDNAKRSLQAKIPIVVGTIALRTPDEVRTLSDTQQTAVSAMCSMENLPMKLMECDVSPIVQSEDCFAVATAPDSESSIPNLGELNLGTSSFREATHLPKTKFDAEPKKSKFNKEQTVFQPTYLYYDIESMPGVQNAAAYTTITTATTTAVLNTTDAPQHRTNEGQNPENNPYAGVVQQLKREMQR, from the exons ATGGTGCTTAATTGTAAGGTACACTTGGATAACCCTAAAAGTATTTATGAACCCGGCGACAGACTCACCGGCCATGTGCTACTAACAATGGAGGTACGTCTGCTTATCAAAG cgGTTGCCATCAAATATTCCGGTTTTGCTGAGGTGAAATGGGAGAGGCTTCTGCCACCGAAGAAAGCTAAGAAAATCAAGCACAAAAATAAATCGGAGCAACCTGTAGATATCGAACTACCCGTAGAGCAGCGTATTGAAGTTTACAACAATCGAGAAGACTTTTTGtcaaatgtaaattattttgtCGGTTCCGAggaag CAACAGGCAGAATCATTGAACGTGGCACTTACACTTATCCATTCTCCGTTGCACTACCGCAAAGCTGTCCGTCCACTTTTGAAAGTGCCAACGGTCACATACGCTATATGCTTGAAGTATTCATTGATCATATGAACAAACGtgaagtatggtatacacaacAGTTGCAAGTGCTAAAGCCGCTCGATCTACGTCGTTGCCCACAAATAGCCGATAAAGCGCATGATGTGCTCGTCGAAGAGGGTATGCCTTGGCATGTCTTTAAACATCCCttaaaaatgtgtgcaaatttACAGCAGTTTGGGTTTATACCTGGCGAAGAACTTTCAATACACGTCTCCATACAGAATACCGATAAGTTGCAGTTACACGAACTGACCTACGAGCTAcagcaaatttgttgcataACCGCCGCGCATGGTCATAAGAAAACGAAAACCAAATACTTCCATGAAATTTTAgctaaatatgtgcatatattctGCGGTCCACGGGAAATATGTGTGCAACATTTGCATACGCTTTTCTTGTCACAAACTGTGCCGAGTACCGATCCAGACGATTGTCAATGCTTGCAAATAAGTTACGAGTTAAGTGTACGGCTGACCACGGATAATGCGAAACGTTCGCTACAAGCAAAGATACCCATAGTTGTGGGTACCATAGCCCTACGCACTCCAGATGAAGTGCGTACACTTTCTGACACACAGCAAACGGCAGTATCTGCAATGTGTAGCATGGAGAATTTGCCAATGAAACTTATGGAGTGCGATGTGTCGCCAATAGTGCAATCTGAAGATTGCTTTGCGGTGGCTACAGCACCCGATTCCGAATCTTCCATACCAAATTTGGGTGAGTTAAATTTAG GCACTTCGTCATTCCGCGAAGCGACACATTTGCCGAAAACTAAATTCGACGCCGagccaaaaaaatcaaaattcaataAGGAACAAACCGTTTTTCAACCAACATATCTCTACTATGACATAGAAAGTATGCCAGGTGTGCAAAATGCTGCCGCTTATACGACAATTacaacagcaactacaacaGCAGTGCTAAATACTACAGACGCGCCACAACACAGAACTAACGAGGGTCAAAATCCAGAAAATAATCCCTACGCGGGAGTTGTGCAACAGTTAAAGAGAGAAATGCAGCGTTAA
- the LOC106624442 gene encoding arrestin domain-containing protein 3 isoform X2: protein MVLNCKVHLDNPKSIYEPGDRLTGHVLLTMEVRLLIKAVAIKYSGFAEVKWERLLPPKKAKKIKHKNKSEQPVDIELPVEQRIEVYNNREDFLSNVNYFVGSEEATGRIIERGTYTYPFSVALPQSCPSTFESANGHIRYMLEVFIDHMNKREVWYTQQLQVLKPLDLRRCPQIADKAHDVLVEEGMPWHVFKHPLKMCANLQQFGFIPGEELSIHVSIQNTDKLQLHELTYELQQICCITAAHGHKKTKTKYFHEILAKYVHIFCGPREICVQHLHTLFLSQTVPSTDPDDCQCLQISYELSVRLTTDNAKRSLQAKIPIVVGTIALRTPDEVRTLSDTQQTAVSAMCSMENLPMKLMECDVSPIVQSEDCFAVATAPDSESSIPNLGTSSFREATHLPKTKFDAEPKKSKFNKEQTVFQPTYLYYDIESMPGVQNAAAYTTITTATTTAVLNTTDAPQHRTNEGQNPENNPYAGVVQQLKREMQR from the exons ATGGTGCTTAATTGTAAGGTACACTTGGATAACCCTAAAAGTATTTATGAACCCGGCGACAGACTCACCGGCCATGTGCTACTAACAATGGAGGTACGTCTGCTTATCAAAG cgGTTGCCATCAAATATTCCGGTTTTGCTGAGGTGAAATGGGAGAGGCTTCTGCCACCGAAGAAAGCTAAGAAAATCAAGCACAAAAATAAATCGGAGCAACCTGTAGATATCGAACTACCCGTAGAGCAGCGTATTGAAGTTTACAACAATCGAGAAGACTTTTTGtcaaatgtaaattattttgtCGGTTCCGAggaag CAACAGGCAGAATCATTGAACGTGGCACTTACACTTATCCATTCTCCGTTGCACTACCGCAAAGCTGTCCGTCCACTTTTGAAAGTGCCAACGGTCACATACGCTATATGCTTGAAGTATTCATTGATCATATGAACAAACGtgaagtatggtatacacaacAGTTGCAAGTGCTAAAGCCGCTCGATCTACGTCGTTGCCCACAAATAGCCGATAAAGCGCATGATGTGCTCGTCGAAGAGGGTATGCCTTGGCATGTCTTTAAACATCCCttaaaaatgtgtgcaaatttACAGCAGTTTGGGTTTATACCTGGCGAAGAACTTTCAATACACGTCTCCATACAGAATACCGATAAGTTGCAGTTACACGAACTGACCTACGAGCTAcagcaaatttgttgcataACCGCCGCGCATGGTCATAAGAAAACGAAAACCAAATACTTCCATGAAATTTTAgctaaatatgtgcatatattctGCGGTCCACGGGAAATATGTGTGCAACATTTGCATACGCTTTTCTTGTCACAAACTGTGCCGAGTACCGATCCAGACGATTGTCAATGCTTGCAAATAAGTTACGAGTTAAGTGTACGGCTGACCACGGATAATGCGAAACGTTCGCTACAAGCAAAGATACCCATAGTTGTGGGTACCATAGCCCTACGCACTCCAGATGAAGTGCGTACACTTTCTGACACACAGCAAACGGCAGTATCTGCAATGTGTAGCATGGAGAATTTGCCAATGAAACTTATGGAGTGCGATGTGTCGCCAATAGTGCAATCTGAAGATTGCTTTGCGGTGGCTACAGCACCCGATTCCGAATCTTCCATACCAAATTTGG GCACTTCGTCATTCCGCGAAGCGACACATTTGCCGAAAACTAAATTCGACGCCGagccaaaaaaatcaaaattcaataAGGAACAAACCGTTTTTCAACCAACATATCTCTACTATGACATAGAAAGTATGCCAGGTGTGCAAAATGCTGCCGCTTATACGACAATTacaacagcaactacaacaGCAGTGCTAAATACTACAGACGCGCCACAACACAGAACTAACGAGGGTCAAAATCCAGAAAATAATCCCTACGCGGGAGTTGTGCAACAGTTAAAGAGAGAAATGCAGCGTTAA
- the LOC106626257 gene encoding arrestin domain-containing protein 3, whose amino-acid sequence MPSECIFEFDRPQPVYYSGEIINGRINLHTTSEKTVREVYILFVGEAKVRWEESRTRSRDGKTEHYNEYYRANETYLHSKTCVHGEGTLQPGTYTYTFCIPLPLECPTSCVEKYGKIAYELSLVVNRPYRFDNVFKKPLTVLYQVNLNMQPELLIPIKSEDIKYFCCWPCSSGPVMSTLTIPFGGYAPGQKIKYQLEIDNQSTGYDLDDGIELKLTQIYSFEAHTPHRKTRYHSNTLARTAQGMQCLRLSKRLIDGTLLIPPVPPTSNRNYIIGVRYEIKMSINTGCCHTDSEIVIPITIGTVPLAQSATNPQNAIGLLPTAPGVPNTPDTPPGSDTPPNYEKFKPPSFDEATTIGGKFIDRDVNERNRTDEFIPRYPMYTNFAVPTAPSAVGSDEVDALLLTSPATGSTNTAPPPYQLGDRESAHSATRAATGYGWNS is encoded by the exons atgccATCAGAGTGTATTTTCGAATTCGATCGACCGCAACCGGTTTACTATAGCGGAGAAATAATTAATGGACGCATTAATTTGCACACAACCAGCGAGAAGACCGTTAGAG AGGTCTACATACTCTTTGTCGGCGAGGCAAAGGTGCGCTGGGAAGAGAGCCGTACACGCTCTAGGGATGGCAAAACTGAGCACTATAATGAATATTATCGCGCTAACGAAACCTATCTACACTCGAAAACATGCGTACATGGCGAGGGTACACTACAACCCGGCACATATACTTACACATTTTGCATACCATTACCGCTGGAGTGTCCAACATCGTGTGTGgagaaatatggaaaaattgcatACGAACTCTCGCTAGTGGTGAATCGACCATATCGGTTCGATAATGTGTTCAAAAAACCGCTAACTGTTTTATATCAGGTGAATTTGAACATGCAACCGGAGTTATTG ATACCGATTAAAAGTGAGGATATCAAATACTTTTGCTGCTGGCCGTGCTCTTCCGGGCCAGTGATGTCAACGCTTACCATACCATTTGGCGGTTATGCGCCTGGTcagaaaattaaatatcaacTCGAAATAGACAATCAATCGACCGGCTATGATTTAGATGATGGTATTGAATTAAAACTCACACAGATTTACAGTTTTGAAGCACATACGCCGCATAGAAAGACGCGCTATCACAGCAATACATTGGCACGCACCGCTCAGGGTATGCAATGCTTGAGACTGTCTAAGCGCTTAATTGATGGTACACTCCTAATACCGCCTGTGCCACCTACTTCGaatagaaattatataattgGTGTACGTTATGAGATTAAAATGTCCATAAATACCGGCTGCTGTCACACAGACTCCGAAATAGTTATACCCATAACAATTGGGACAGTGCCTTTGGCGCAGAGTGCTACAAATCCACAGAATGCAATCGGTTTGTTGCCGACGGCGCCAGGAGTTCCCAATACACCGGACACACCGCCCGGCAGTGATACGCCAccgaattatgaaaaattca AGCCACCCTCCTTCGATGAGGCCACCACCATTGGTGGAAAGTTTATCGATCGCGATGTCAATGAGCGTAATCGCACCGATGAATTCATACCTAGATATCCAATGTACACGAATTTCGCCGTGCCCACAGCGCCGTCTGCCGTAGGAAGTGATGAGGTCGATGCACTATTGCTGACATCGCCTGCTACGGGTTCAACGAATACTGCACCACCACCTTATCAGCTAGGAGATCGGGAGTCCGCCCATTCAGCGACACGCGCCGCTACTGGCTATGGTTGGAATAGTTAG
- the LOC106624443 gene encoding arrestin domain-containing protein 17, whose amino-acid sequence MPTCEFSFERDTSVYVCGEQLSGNVAVTLVKERLLEDIRIDFCGKATVNWVDTMARFPKLYSAEETYMELETVVFQGGLLKPNTYNYRFNYHIPDICPTTCTTDIGRIYYELSLILSIHDKAETRKFTSEIMVLQLFNIDKVPNALLPVIRNDEIYFCCWPCSAGPISIHLRAASGAYIPGNKIKFSIEVANMSKRCKFRTHITTYFVQIYKFTTQVPRRRTRYISYILSSVENRIIVKADDIASLDEEFFVPPLPPSTQGTHIISIKYELRLQTRIRYVTQTMSDLTLPILIGTSRDITPEHTNVMRKSRHWQ is encoded by the exons ATGCCCACCTGCGAGTTTAGTTTCGAGCGTGATACGtcggtgtatgtgtgtggtgaACAGCTAAGCGGCAATGTGGCAGTAACACTTGTAAAGGAGAGATTACTTGAAG ATATACGCATAGACTTCTGTGGCAAAGCTACCGTTAATTGGGTTGACACAATGGCGCGCTTTCCAAAGCTCTATTCCGCTGAGGAGACATACATGGAGTTGGAAACAGTCGTTTTTCAAGGCGGTCTACTGAAGCCAAATACATATAATTACAGGTTTAATTACCATATACCAGATATATGTCCGACAACTTGTACAACGGATATTGGACGTATTTACTACGAATTATCTTTAATTCTGTCAATTCACGACAAAGCAGAGACACGTAAGTTTACCAGCGAAATAATGGTGTTGCAGTTGTTTAATATCGATAAAGTGCCCAATGCATTG CTGCCAGTCATTCGTAACGATGAGATCTACTTTTGCTGTTGGCCCTGCTCGGCCGGTCCGATCTCTATACACCTAAGGGCAGCATCGGGCGCCTACATACctggcaataaaataaaattttccattgAAGTGGCTAATATGTCGAAACGTTGCAAATTTCGCACACACATCACCACCTACTTTGTGCAAATCTACAAATTCACCACACAAGTACCGCGTCGTCGTACACGCTATATTTCGTATATTTTGAGTAGCGTGGAGAATCGCATAATTGTCAAAGCGGATGACATCGCTTCGCTGGACGAGGAATTCTTCGTGCCACCGCTGCCACCATCCACACAGGGTACACACATAATTTCTATTAAGTATGAGTTACGTCTACAAACGCGCATCCGCTATGTCACACAAACAATGTCGGACTTGACATTGCCCATACTGATAGGCACGTCGAGGGATATAACACCCGAGCATACG AATGTGATGAGGAAAAGTAGACACTGGCAATGA